The proteins below are encoded in one region of Bdellovibrio bacteriovorus:
- a CDS encoding alpha/beta fold hydrolase, whose product MKKWTVALGLLALTACAGKTVKDNASETTTSKGFNAELSTYQYPFPVQYYSLKSQEQDLKMAYMDIPAGRPSDKVIVLLHGKNFPGAYFEQVILGLNQEGYRVIVPDQIGFGKSSKPQKYQYSFQTLAQNTSNLLASLNVQKFHLLGHSMGGMVASRFALMYPEKVTKLFLVNPIGLEDWKTMTSYRNIDESYKSELATTPEKIKQYQLDSYYDGKWKPEYDKWLEIPTGWLQGPDYPLIAWNAALTSDMVFTQPVFYEFKNIKVPTVLIIGDRDRTAVGKAWASEDMKKKMGNYPIISRQVTKMIPKAKLVELKGLGHMPFVEDFEVFWKALTKNL is encoded by the coding sequence ATGAAAAAATGGACTGTCGCTTTAGGTTTATTAGCACTCACTGCGTGCGCGGGAAAAACAGTAAAAGACAATGCCTCGGAAACAACGACGTCTAAGGGTTTCAACGCAGAACTTTCAACTTATCAATACCCATTTCCGGTGCAGTACTATTCTTTAAAATCCCAAGAGCAAGATTTGAAAATGGCTTACATGGATATTCCAGCCGGTCGTCCTAGCGATAAAGTCATTGTCCTACTTCATGGCAAGAACTTCCCTGGAGCTTACTTTGAACAAGTGATCTTAGGCTTGAATCAAGAAGGCTATCGCGTAATCGTTCCTGATCAAATCGGTTTTGGAAAATCATCAAAGCCGCAGAAGTATCAATATAGCTTTCAAACTCTGGCTCAAAATACTTCTAATTTGCTAGCAAGCTTAAATGTTCAAAAGTTTCATCTGCTAGGACACTCCATGGGTGGAATGGTCGCTTCTCGTTTCGCTTTGATGTATCCCGAAAAAGTAACGAAATTATTTTTAGTGAATCCGATTGGTTTAGAAGATTGGAAGACCATGACGTCGTATAGAAATATCGATGAGTCTTACAAATCTGAATTAGCGACAACGCCAGAAAAGATTAAGCAATACCAGCTTGATAGTTATTATGACGGCAAATGGAAGCCAGAATACGATAAGTGGTTAGAGATCCCTACTGGCTGGTTGCAAGGCCCAGACTATCCACTGATTGCTTGGAATGCCGCTTTAACTTCAGACATGGTTTTCACACAACCCGTATTCTATGAATTCAAAAACATCAAAGTTCCGACCGTATTGATCATTGGCGACCGCGATCGCACCGCCGTCGGCAAAGCGTGGGCTTCTGAAGACATGAAAAAGAAAATGGGCAATTACCCCATCATCAGCCGTCAGGTAACTAAGATGATTCCAAAAGCAAAACTCGTAGAACTCAAAGGCCTAGGCCACATGCCTTTCGTCGAAGACTTCGAGGTTTTCTGGAAAGCACTAACAAAGAATTTATAG
- a CDS encoding FliG C-terminal domain-containing protein, which yields MLDRYKKKGGFYQLLQLLETSPATKREQFLTLIAGESPAWEEALRKRILTITRVYSWDGQYLVEIFSRVQPLTLANAMHGNPPEQVEQLLGCLPPISKRKITDLMAESNPTPAEKSTCISKMLSDVRGFVSQGIIRLEKVDPELHIPENIEEMLSVNAFAVPTYEVDVAKKDAKPNIVGESSEPASQEVEFLKRKMNQLASEVNALKHENSVLKDKLAQIKKIA from the coding sequence ATGTTAGACAGATACAAAAAAAAGGGCGGCTTTTATCAATTATTACAATTGTTGGAGACATCACCAGCGACAAAGCGGGAACAGTTTCTTACATTGATTGCGGGGGAGAGTCCTGCGTGGGAAGAGGCACTTCGTAAGCGCATTCTGACTATTACGCGCGTCTATTCTTGGGATGGTCAATACTTGGTCGAGATCTTTTCTCGTGTGCAGCCATTGACGTTGGCGAATGCAATGCACGGAAATCCTCCAGAGCAAGTTGAGCAACTACTGGGTTGTTTGCCGCCGATTTCAAAACGCAAAATCACGGATCTTATGGCCGAGTCGAACCCAACTCCCGCAGAGAAATCGACGTGCATTTCAAAAATGCTGTCTGATGTGCGTGGATTTGTTTCTCAAGGTATTATCCGTCTTGAAAAGGTAGATCCCGAGCTTCATATTCCTGAAAATATTGAAGAGATGTTGAGTGTGAATGCTTTCGCTGTCCCAACATATGAAGTGGATGTGGCGAAGAAAGATGCGAAGCCTAATATCGTTGGTGAGTCTTCAGAACCTGCTTCCCAAGAGGTGGAGTTCTTAAAACGTAAGATGAATCAGTTGGCTTCAGAAGTGAATGCTTTGAAGCACGAGAACTCTGTTCTTAAAGACAAGTTGGCGCAGATTAAGAAGATCGCTTAG
- a CDS encoding alpha/beta hydrolase family protein has translation MSAKIFSMCVGTFLSVTAIAQAQSVGKAGVDSETLFYQELAKESGEDVPKVQGLMDEVPDGLSTKDISPGCDPRRFEDSVVGKKLTTAQYYATVNKYFKNCSAELTRRSTLGILGLLKYSSYIYPMFTHPQIKQVVIKLADGTKVPAILAMKNDPRPRPLVIVRCGVFCSAVQSASIKAYTMMLFDQSPFNLLFLANQTGMDYIYNNKRVTLGGWSEGYESLEVGKWMLEKWEHKDRISSVHLMGISLGGNAAVLGAAFNDKYPLANGKKVFNSVTSICGVVSLRPTLDKLYGGQIVGRIFTKMTKDHFREAREYVKDVPDLITDENIPGSRRNMPDYIGLLASESLKRRGIASTPESYFKSNNFWNWKDEVKTPLMLWASRDDMVVSNKINTEVVEYSDQYENSPIVGTLNLNYGNHCGFSSAYGMAASAAVLRTFVLNHSPEFVESYNQKQELPWTFGFKKIGTTQEHVGQSFTFYSQSEEVKVTFRLFNWNGADSCSTSGPWNASGACVQKREYWIPISSLKALGARVPRTDAEAQAMTREFNTKVEFRIKGHPLSGTSSSDFYMTWRSHFE, from the coding sequence ATGTCAGCTAAGATTTTCAGCATGTGTGTTGGAACGTTTTTGTCAGTAACTGCGATCGCTCAGGCGCAATCCGTCGGAAAAGCGGGAGTCGATTCTGAAACTCTTTTTTATCAAGAACTAGCCAAAGAATCAGGTGAGGATGTTCCCAAGGTTCAAGGTCTTATGGATGAAGTCCCAGATGGACTTAGTACAAAAGATATCAGCCCTGGATGTGATCCGCGTCGCTTTGAAGATAGTGTCGTTGGTAAGAAACTAACAACAGCCCAATACTACGCTACGGTAAATAAATATTTTAAGAACTGCTCTGCAGAGCTCACTCGTCGTTCGACGTTAGGTATCTTGGGACTTTTGAAGTATTCAAGTTATATCTATCCAATGTTCACACATCCACAAATCAAGCAAGTTGTGATTAAACTTGCTGATGGTACAAAGGTGCCAGCGATTCTAGCGATGAAGAATGATCCGCGTCCACGACCCTTAGTGATCGTACGCTGTGGTGTGTTCTGTTCTGCAGTCCAATCAGCTTCGATCAAAGCTTACACTATGATGTTATTTGACCAAAGCCCGTTCAATCTTCTGTTCTTAGCGAATCAGACGGGAATGGACTATATCTACAATAACAAGCGCGTGACTTTAGGTGGCTGGTCGGAAGGTTACGAATCTTTGGAAGTTGGCAAGTGGATGCTGGAGAAATGGGAACACAAAGACCGTATCTCGAGTGTTCATTTAATGGGTATTAGCTTGGGTGGAAACGCGGCGGTTCTGGGTGCGGCTTTCAACGACAAATATCCTCTGGCTAATGGGAAAAAAGTTTTTAACTCTGTCACATCTATCTGTGGCGTCGTGAGTCTTCGTCCCACTTTAGATAAGCTTTATGGAGGTCAAATCGTCGGTCGCATCTTTACGAAGATGACGAAAGACCACTTCAGAGAAGCGCGCGAATACGTGAAAGACGTCCCGGATCTTATTACCGACGAAAATATTCCGGGCAGTCGCAGAAACATGCCGGATTATATCGGTTTGTTGGCCTCTGAATCTTTAAAACGTCGTGGTATCGCCAGTACTCCTGAATCCTACTTCAAAAGTAATAACTTCTGGAATTGGAAAGACGAAGTGAAGACGCCACTGATGTTATGGGCTTCTCGCGATGATATGGTCGTGAGTAACAAGATCAACACCGAAGTCGTCGAGTATAGCGATCAATATGAAAACTCTCCGATCGTGGGTACGTTGAACTTGAACTATGGAAATCACTGCGGCTTTTCTTCTGCATACGGCATGGCGGCTTCTGCGGCCGTATTAAGAACTTTCGTTCTGAATCACAGCCCCGAGTTCGTAGAGTCTTACAACCAAAAACAAGAACTTCCTTGGACATTTGGTTTTAAGAAAATCGGCACGACTCAAGAGCACGTGGGACAAAGCTTCACTTTCTACTCTCAATCAGAAGAGGTGAAGGTGACCTTCCGTTTGTTCAACTGGAATGGCGCTGACAGTTGTTCTACGTCGGGTCCGTGGAATGCTTCAGGCGCTTGTGTGCAAAAGCGTGAATACTGGATTCCGATTTCAAGTCTGAAAGCCTTAGGGGCTCGTGTTCCTCGCACTGATGCCGAAGCGCAAGCAATGACACGTGAATTTAATACGAAAGTAGAATTCCGTATCAAGGGCCATCCATTAAGTGGTACTAGTAGCAGTGATTTTTACATGACTTGGAGAAGCCATTTCGAATGA
- a CDS encoding pyroglutamyl-peptidase I gives MRKILVTGFEPFLNEKINPSKILLDWLKRDFAHQAETLLLPVSFTEAHKHVKSYLQQNTYDVILMLGQAGGRNKVSLERVALNWIETEHPDEDGYKPSRGVIEEGAASALFTSAPVTTWKEVLIQKDLPVEISLSAGGYVCNYTYYQVLQWLKTNGKASAACFIHVPYLKEQVVDKAAGTPYMELETMKAVLIEILSQVAAISK, from the coding sequence ATGAGGAAGATCCTCGTAACAGGGTTTGAGCCCTTTTTAAATGAAAAGATAAATCCCAGCAAAATCCTTCTTGATTGGCTCAAGAGGGATTTTGCTCATCAAGCTGAAACGCTGCTATTGCCCGTGTCATTCACTGAAGCACATAAGCACGTCAAAAGTTATCTGCAGCAGAACACCTATGACGTCATTCTTATGCTCGGGCAAGCAGGGGGCCGAAATAAAGTCTCCTTAGAGCGAGTGGCATTAAACTGGATCGAGACCGAACATCCTGATGAAGATGGATATAAGCCTTCACGGGGAGTGATTGAAGAAGGTGCTGCCAGCGCTCTATTTACGTCAGCGCCTGTTACTACTTGGAAAGAGGTTTTGATTCAAAAGGATCTTCCCGTAGAAATTTCCTTAAGTGCGGGTGGCTATGTTTGCAACTACACCTACTATCAAGTTCTGCAGTGGCTTAAAACGAACGGAAAAGCCTCTGCCGCGTGTTTTATTCATGTGCCGTATCTCAAAGAGCAAGTGGTCGACAAAGCCGCAGGAACGCCGTATATGGAGCTAGAGACCATGAAGGCGGTTTTAATTGAAATCCTTTCGCAAGTGGCCGCAATTTCAAAATGA
- a CDS encoding Spy/CpxP family protein refolding chaperone codes for MKLNQFLASIVVLSVISGPALARGPGRDGGRHKDEIVPMEKHFNPEKMKELGLSEEQSAKLKAIREAKQAESEKLRAEAKEARHKFKQSIRSNASREEVRQAFQAMIDKKEQLGKLRLESILDARDVLTDEQKAKLFSQGK; via the coding sequence ATGAAATTGAATCAATTTCTTGCATCCATCGTGGTCCTATCTGTTATTTCCGGCCCGGCCTTAGCCCGTGGTCCTGGACGCGACGGCGGCCGCCACAAGGATGAAATTGTCCCAATGGAAAAGCACTTTAATCCAGAGAAGATGAAAGAGCTGGGACTGAGTGAAGAGCAATCCGCAAAACTCAAAGCCATCCGTGAAGCTAAACAGGCGGAGTCCGAAAAGCTGCGTGCTGAAGCGAAAGAGGCGCGCCATAAATTCAAACAATCAATTCGTTCCAACGCTTCTCGTGAAGAAGTTCGACAAGCGTTCCAAGCTATGATTGATAAAAAAGAACAGCTGGGGAAGCTTCGCTTAGAAAGCATTTTGGACGCTCGTGATGTTTTAACAGATGAACAAAAGGCGAAACTT